A single genomic interval of Pogoniulus pusillus isolate bPogPus1 chromosome 24, bPogPus1.pri, whole genome shotgun sequence harbors:
- the USH1C gene encoding harmonin isoform X5, producing MERRVAREFRHKVNLLIDNEAEKDYLYDVLRMYHQSMNLPVLVGDLKLVINEPSRLPLFDAIRPLIPLKHQVEYDQLTPKRSRKLKEVRLDRLHPEGLGISVRGGVEFSCGLFISQLVKGGQADNVGLQVGDEIVRINGYSISSCTHEEVINLIRTKKIVSIKVRHVGMIPVKSSADEPLKWQYVDQFVSDSGEGKGSVAGLASSGGRDSKEKKVFISLIGTKGMGCSISSGPTQKPGIFISNVKPGSLSAEVGLEVGDQIVEVNGVDFSNVDHKEAVRVLKSSRTLTISVVAGAGKELFMTEEERQREAHLREQERQELMHQKRLALETNKILKEQQEKERLRKLEISQKAAEEEERYRREIEQITAEEEKFKREWEEDWGPKEPPKSLQTVTAEVHSAPRSKHKIDVKGVTHDQLETDDMDDVIMKQDKQLLDGFIGMKESFPQSVRY from the exons GTTAATCTGCTGATTGACAATGAAGCAGAGAAGGATTACCTTTATGATGTGCTGCGGATGTACCACCA gTCTATGAATCTCCCAGTGCTTGTGGGGGACCTGAAACTTGTGATAAATGAACCAAGCAGATTGCCTCTATTTGATGCTATCCGCCCACTTATCCCATTAAAGCACCAGGTGGAATATGATCAGCTTACTCCCAAAAGATCACG AAAGCTGAAAGAGGTGAGATTGGATCGTTTGCATCCTGAAGGACTTGGAATAAGTGTGAGAGGTGGAGTGGAATTTAGCTGTGGCCTCTTCATCTCCCAGTTAGTTAAAGGAGGCCAGGCAGACAATGTTGGACTTCAG GTGGGAGACGAGATAGTTCGTATAAATGGATATTCCATCTCATCATGCACACATGAAGAAGTCATAAACCTCATTCGCACAAAGAAAATAGTGTCCATAAAAGTAAGAC atgtTGGTATGATACCTGTCAAAAG TTCAGCAGATGAACCCCTTAAATGGCAATATGTGGACCAGTTTGTGTCAGACTCTGGG GAAGGAAAGGGCAGTGTTGCTGGTCTTGCTTCTTCTGGAGGGAGAGACAGTAAAGAGAAGAAGGTCTTCATTAGCTTGATTGGTACAAAAGGCATGGGATGCAG TATTTCCAGTGGTCCAACCCAGAAACCAGGCATTTTTATCAGCAATGTTAAGCCAGGTTCTCTTTCAGCGGAGGTCGGCTTAGAG GTTGGCGATCAGATTGTTGAAGTAAATGGAGTGGACTTTTCTAATGTGGATCATAAAGAG GCTGTCAGAGTGCTCAAAAGTAGTCGTACTTTGACTATCTCTGTGGTTGCAGGTGCT GGAAAGGAGCTGTTCATGactgaagaagaaaggcaaagagaagCACATCTCCGTGAGCAAGAACGACAGGAGTTAATGCATCAGAAGCGACTTGCGCTGGAGACTAACAAAATCCTCAAAGAGCagcaagagaaagagagatt AAGAAAACTGGAGATTtcccagaaggctgcagaggaagaagagagataTCGCAGAGAAATAGAGCA gATAACAGCAGAAGAAGAGAAATTTAAAAGAGAGTGGGAGGAAGACTGGGGTCCTAAAGAACCTCCTAAATCTCTACAAACTGTAACTGCAGAAGTGCACTCTGCCCCTCGATCCAAACACAAAA TAGATGTAAAGGGAGTTACACATGACCAACTTGAAACAGATGACATGGATGATGTGATCATGAAGCAGGACAAACAG CTTTTGGATGGTTTTATCGGTATGAAGGAAAGTTTCCCACAATCCGTAAGGTACTAA
- the USH1C gene encoding harmonin isoform X4: MERRVAREFRHKVNLLIDNEAEKDYLYDVLRMYHQSMNLPVLVGDLKLVINEPSRLPLFDAIRPLIPLKHQVEYDQLTPKRSRKLKEVRLDRLHPEGLGISVRGGVEFSCGLFISQLVKGGQADNVGLQVGDEIVRINGYSISSCTHEEVINLIRTKKIVSIKVRHVGMIPVKSSADEPLKWQYVDQFVSDSGEGKGSVAGLASSGGRDSKEKKVFISLIGTKGMGCSISSGPTQKPGIFISNVKPGSLSAEVGLEVGDQIVEVNGVDFSNVDHKEAVRVLKSSRTLTISVVAGAGKELFMTEEERQREAHLREQERQELMHQKRLALETNKILKEQQEKERLRKLEISQKAAEEEERYRREIEQITAEEEKFKREWEEDWGPKEPPKSLQTVTAEVHSAPRSKHKIDVKGVTHDQLETDDMDDVIMKQDKQLLDGFIGMKESFPQSVRKGRTERSQKVTVCVNRRRIKRKWSLSKNSPKRKKECWRKKNN, from the exons GTTAATCTGCTGATTGACAATGAAGCAGAGAAGGATTACCTTTATGATGTGCTGCGGATGTACCACCA gTCTATGAATCTCCCAGTGCTTGTGGGGGACCTGAAACTTGTGATAAATGAACCAAGCAGATTGCCTCTATTTGATGCTATCCGCCCACTTATCCCATTAAAGCACCAGGTGGAATATGATCAGCTTACTCCCAAAAGATCACG AAAGCTGAAAGAGGTGAGATTGGATCGTTTGCATCCTGAAGGACTTGGAATAAGTGTGAGAGGTGGAGTGGAATTTAGCTGTGGCCTCTTCATCTCCCAGTTAGTTAAAGGAGGCCAGGCAGACAATGTTGGACTTCAG GTGGGAGACGAGATAGTTCGTATAAATGGATATTCCATCTCATCATGCACACATGAAGAAGTCATAAACCTCATTCGCACAAAGAAAATAGTGTCCATAAAAGTAAGAC atgtTGGTATGATACCTGTCAAAAG TTCAGCAGATGAACCCCTTAAATGGCAATATGTGGACCAGTTTGTGTCAGACTCTGGG GAAGGAAAGGGCAGTGTTGCTGGTCTTGCTTCTTCTGGAGGGAGAGACAGTAAAGAGAAGAAGGTCTTCATTAGCTTGATTGGTACAAAAGGCATGGGATGCAG TATTTCCAGTGGTCCAACCCAGAAACCAGGCATTTTTATCAGCAATGTTAAGCCAGGTTCTCTTTCAGCGGAGGTCGGCTTAGAG GTTGGCGATCAGATTGTTGAAGTAAATGGAGTGGACTTTTCTAATGTGGATCATAAAGAG GCTGTCAGAGTGCTCAAAAGTAGTCGTACTTTGACTATCTCTGTGGTTGCAGGTGCT GGAAAGGAGCTGTTCATGactgaagaagaaaggcaaagagaagCACATCTCCGTGAGCAAGAACGACAGGAGTTAATGCATCAGAAGCGACTTGCGCTGGAGACTAACAAAATCCTCAAAGAGCagcaagagaaagagagatt AAGAAAACTGGAGATTtcccagaaggctgcagaggaagaagagagataTCGCAGAGAAATAGAGCA gATAACAGCAGAAGAAGAGAAATTTAAAAGAGAGTGGGAGGAAGACTGGGGTCCTAAAGAACCTCCTAAATCTCTACAAACTGTAACTGCAGAAGTGCACTCTGCCCCTCGATCCAAACACAAAA TAGATGTAAAGGGAGTTACACATGACCAACTTGAAACAGATGACATGGATGATGTGATCATGAAGCAGGACAAACAG CTTTTGGATGGTTTTATCGGTATGAAGGAAAGTTTCCCACAATCCGTAAG AAAGGGAAGGACCGAAAGAAGTCAAAAAGTGACAGTCTGTGTGAACAGAAGAAGAATAAAAAGGAAATGGAGTTTGAGCAAAAACTCgccaaagagaaagaaggaatgctggagaaagaaaaacaattga